One window of Trifolium pratense cultivar HEN17-A07 linkage group LG5, ARS_RC_1.1, whole genome shotgun sequence genomic DNA carries:
- the LOC123886038 gene encoding uncharacterized protein LOC123886038 has product MSDSTKSSPTKNDGVPSLQQMVINTIPLSSIPPLSPAKKVKKASKKEKTPRVNVNSSSPSASIKKAKKKSKKSKFESRSTFTMSELHVDPLPSSGAATPVADPTVENADASGKNSLNQNLDVPNPAETLGLKDPAISGNLGKSSADKETAADKVVNENPEVIIVNETTVSDKWKFVYHRRLALERNLKDDILECQSVVEALEYAASPEYRQVFVRGKCVKFSPTVINQHLQRSSDEVAALKVTDNEVCKVLTGDVARGLGKFIYAVGTKAKFDYGSYFFHETLSHAMTYAVEKPVALPTLLCNIILEQHPDILRSTDVPYLTEASRALKARKLKIDRVIEALKAEEAAEIAEGEPAEQEGVETSGSDDDTEDLKEDSDESSSI; this is encoded by the exons ATGTCTGATTCTACAAAATCCTCACCAACGAAGAATGATGGTGTTCCATCGCTACAACAAATGGTAATCAACACCATTCCACTCTCAAGTATACCACCTTTAAGTCCTGCGAAAAAGGTAAAGAAGGCTTCGAAGAAGGAGAAGACACCGCGTGTAAACGTCAACTCTTCATCTCCCTCGGCTTCAATTAAGAAagcgaagaagaagagcaagaaatcaaaatttgaatCGAGGAGTACTTTTACAATGTCTGAGCTTCACGTTGATCCACTTCCATCGAGTGGTGCTGCAACGCCTGTCGCTGATCCTACAGTTGAGAATGCTGACGCATCTGGTAAGAATTCTCTTAATCAAAACCTTGATGTTCCAAATCCTGCTGAAACCCTAGGTTTAAAGGACCCTGCTATATCtggaaatttggggaaaagt TCTGCTGATAAAGAGACTGCTGCTGATAAGGTTGTTAATGAAAATCCTGAAGTTATAATTGTCAATGAAACAACTGTTAGTGATAA ATGGAAATTTGTATATCATAGAAGGTTGGCTCTGGAAAGGAATCTAAAAGATGATATCCTTGAATGCCAaagtgttgttgaagctcttgagtatgcag caagtcctgaatataGGCAAGTCTTTGTTCGTGGGAAATGTGTAAAATTCTCACCAACTGTGATCAACCAACATTTgcaaagaagttctgatgagGTGGCTGCTCTAAAAGTCACagacaatgaggtctgcaaggtcctcacag GTGATGTGGCCAGAGGATTGGGAAAATTCATCTATGCTGTGGGTACTAAGGCAAAGTTTGATTATGGCTCCTATTTCTTTCATGAGACTTTAAGTCATGCTATGAcctatgctgttgagaagccagtaGCCCTTCCCACTCTGTTATGTAATATcatccttgagcaacacccagatattcTGAGAAGCACTGATGTTCcct atTTGACTGAGGCCAGCAGAGCACTTAAGGccagaaaattgaaaatagatcGTGTAATTGAGGctctcaaggctgaggaagctgctgagatTGCTGAGGGTGAGCCTGCTGAACAAGAAGGAGTGGAAACTAGTGGCTCTGATGATGACACTGAGGATTTGaaggaggactctgatgaaagttcttctatATGA